A single region of the Streptomyces caelestis genome encodes:
- a CDS encoding serine/threonine protein kinase — protein sequence MPVNLPERIGPYRPIRHLGTGGMGTVYYATDLDSGRPLAVKVLHQGFADDPAHRARFRRETTTLRKVTGPYLVPLVDADPDAPLPWLATAYVQGNTLHQHVRDTGPLRSDNLLTFAAAVAHALACVHGAGVSHRDLKPTNVLLAADGPHVVDFGIAHHLDATAITATSVTTGTPGWMAPEQLTDGTTLPACDIFCWGLLVAYAAAAAHPFGVPTGINHRIISAAPSLQGVPDALLPMVRDALHKDPGERPSAAEIAERAAALYGPAGTVVFPTMAYTRSFERAETAVTVPLDRMRWNVPLPAEPSADEDPAAREPVGGQKPARKGPVGDEETAAPPEPSEPPLPQAPGEPALSPTGQDVHRDVPPVTPSSQAPAPPPAASGTAPAGRRTRSRRVVLCAVSAAAVLGAVAGAVAVGNSETAGPAGHPATGSTAEPKRTAASRHPVAAPPSASESPSAEETAVPEPEPVALFGGLRVTLPADSDLEFFRSGDEDADAGSSWDTSETSETTAATSADFILHGDSETGVRIMYSPSLTLDQIKEGQTESGSMWSVQNEDGDTVTDESVISTTDGPLTEVGGKKAMSWTFGTDVLPDYDGSRKSSHRVWWLPYSKYLLYTYGKHDKAAEVAVDELIEGIGFEATEMPRDCADAVVALDKAAASGEQTDDQGTLTNCYGAAADGAEQLDPGTVHTKTEAACIALVQAYSGYGSYPAYDEAKAYKELRPWCDIPGAVSNPRLPDWVS from the coding sequence GTGCCGGTGAACCTGCCCGAACGCATCGGCCCCTACCGGCCGATCCGGCACCTCGGAACCGGCGGTATGGGCACGGTCTACTACGCGACCGACCTCGACAGCGGGCGTCCCCTCGCCGTGAAGGTCCTTCACCAGGGCTTCGCCGACGACCCCGCGCACCGGGCCCGTTTCCGCCGGGAGACCACCACGCTCCGCAAGGTCACCGGCCCGTACCTCGTGCCGCTGGTCGACGCCGACCCCGACGCCCCGCTGCCCTGGCTGGCGACCGCCTACGTCCAGGGCAACACCCTGCACCAGCACGTCCGGGACACCGGGCCCCTACGCTCGGACAACCTGCTGACCTTCGCGGCGGCCGTCGCCCACGCGCTGGCCTGCGTCCACGGCGCGGGGGTCTCCCACCGCGACCTGAAGCCGACGAACGTACTCCTGGCGGCTGACGGTCCACACGTCGTGGACTTCGGCATCGCCCACCACCTGGATGCCACCGCCATCACCGCGACATCGGTGACGACCGGCACTCCCGGCTGGATGGCACCGGAGCAGCTCACCGACGGCACCACCCTTCCGGCCTGCGACATCTTCTGCTGGGGGCTGCTCGTCGCCTACGCCGCGGCAGCGGCCCACCCCTTCGGAGTCCCCACCGGGATCAACCACCGCATCATCAGCGCAGCCCCCTCGCTCCAAGGCGTGCCCGACGCCCTGCTGCCCATGGTCCGTGACGCCCTGCACAAGGACCCCGGGGAGCGGCCGAGCGCGGCGGAGATCGCCGAGCGGGCGGCCGCTTTGTACGGACCGGCGGGGACCGTCGTCTTCCCGACCATGGCCTACACCCGGTCCTTCGAACGGGCCGAAACCGCCGTCACCGTGCCCCTGGACCGCATGCGCTGGAACGTGCCCCTGCCCGCCGAGCCCTCCGCCGACGAGGACCCTGCTGCCAGGGAGCCTGTGGGCGGTCAGAAACCCGCGCGCAAGGGGCCCGTGGGCGATGAGGAGACCGCCGCTCCTCCGGAACCCTCGGAGCCCCCTCTTCCGCAGGCGCCCGGAGAGCCGGCGCTCTCGCCGACCGGGCAGGACGTACACCGGGACGTTCCCCCGGTCACCCCTTCATCTCAAGCTCCGGCACCTCCTCCCGCCGCCTCGGGGACCGCACCTGCCGGGCGCCGTACACGAAGTCGCCGGGTCGTCCTCTGCGCGGTGTCCGCAGCCGCGGTGCTGGGCGCCGTGGCCGGTGCCGTGGCGGTCGGCAACAGCGAGACCGCAGGCCCCGCCGGGCATCCTGCCACCGGCTCGACGGCCGAGCCGAAGCGGACGGCGGCGAGCCGGCACCCGGTCGCCGCGCCACCCTCCGCGTCCGAGTCCCCGAGCGCCGAGGAGACCGCCGTACCGGAGCCGGAACCGGTGGCCCTCTTCGGCGGCCTGCGGGTCACGCTCCCCGCCGACTCGGACCTGGAGTTCTTCCGGTCGGGCGACGAGGACGCGGACGCCGGATCCTCCTGGGACACCTCGGAGACTTCGGAAACGACCGCCGCGACCAGTGCCGACTTCATCCTGCATGGGGACTCCGAGACCGGCGTGCGCATCATGTACTCCCCGAGTCTGACCTTGGACCAGATCAAGGAGGGCCAGACGGAGTCCGGCTCCATGTGGTCCGTCCAGAACGAGGACGGTGACACCGTCACGGACGAGTCGGTGATCTCCACGACGGACGGGCCACTGACCGAAGTCGGCGGCAAGAAGGCCATGAGCTGGACGTTCGGCACGGATGTGCTTCCCGACTACGACGGCTCCCGCAAGAGCAGCCACCGCGTCTGGTGGCTGCCGTACAGCAAGTACCTCCTCTACACCTATGGGAAGCACGACAAGGCCGCCGAGGTGGCCGTGGACGAACTGATCGAGGGGATCGGCTTCGAGGCCACGGAGATGCCGCGCGACTGCGCGGACGCGGTCGTGGCCCTGGACAAGGCCGCCGCCAGTGGCGAGCAGACGGACGATCAGGGCACCCTCACCAACTGTTACGGGGCCGCGGCGGACGGCGCCGAACAACTCGACCCGGGGACGGTGCACACGAAGACGGAGGCCGCGTGCATCGCCCTCGTCCAGGCCTACAGCGGGTACGGTTCCTACCCCGCCTACGACGAGGCGAAGGCCTACAAGGAACTGCGTCCCTGGTGCGACATCCCCGGGGCAGTCAGCAACCCGCGCCTGCCGGACTGGGTCTCCTGA
- a CDS encoding ATP-binding protein, translating into MHASTPQIHATARTFAQRLSSTRRGARLARLLAVERLTAWETSPQIIERAEHVVAELAANAALHGRVQGRDFLLALTLDDAAGTLRVAVSDTRGERRPAIPPERGPDHESGRGLLLVDALADSWGTEPFPPSGKTVWALLTQSPPRDRPFPEVTGPVG; encoded by the coding sequence ATGCACGCCTCTACACCCCAAATCCACGCCACCGCACGCACGTTCGCGCAGCGGCTCTCCTCCACCCGCCGCGGCGCCCGTCTCGCCCGGCTCCTGGCCGTGGAACGTCTGACCGCCTGGGAGACGTCACCCCAAATCATCGAGCGAGCAGAACACGTCGTAGCGGAGCTTGCGGCGAACGCGGCGCTGCACGGTCGCGTCCAAGGGCGCGACTTCCTGCTGGCGCTGACCCTGGACGACGCGGCCGGCACCCTGCGCGTCGCGGTGAGCGACACACGGGGTGAGCGCCGCCCCGCGATCCCTCCGGAGCGGGGGCCGGACCACGAGTCGGGCCGCGGGCTGCTCCTGGTCGACGCCCTGGCCGACAGCTGGGGCACGGAGCCGTTCCCGCCTTCGGGCAAGACGGTGTGGGCACTGCTGACGCAGTCCCCGCCGCGCGACCGACCGTTCCCGGAAGTGACCGGACCCGTCGGCTGA
- a CDS encoding ATP-binding protein — MSDNSTDLADLLGTQESASLEFKRTAKREGKRGDAIGNAVCAMANDLCGHGGGDVLIGVDDKGEPVDDVDLSDRALLQLTELRDDGRILDRPSLTVDRALFRGKPVIRLHVEACATPPVRFEGVVWVRPGPTTRRASREDERVLAERRRAKDIPFDTRPLSLARLDDLDLDLFRQSYLPSMVAPEVIDENGRPVDLQLSSLHLLTPNGTPTVLGLLTVGLDPGSHIPGAYLQFVRYQGTDLDAPIADEQELRQNLVGLSARLEPLLRSNLRTRLVEDGFRETPRPDYPLEALRELCMNALMHRNYETSYAPTRIVWFDDRIEVTNPGGPFGQVRDDNFDRVTDYRNPSLAAAMKGLGYVNRFGRGIGRVKKALETNGNPPAEFQVDDASWAVVIRRAA; from the coding sequence GTGAGCGACAACAGTACGGATCTCGCCGACCTCCTGGGCACACAGGAGTCCGCGTCCCTCGAGTTCAAGCGCACAGCGAAACGCGAGGGGAAACGTGGAGACGCCATCGGCAACGCGGTGTGTGCCATGGCCAATGACTTGTGCGGCCATGGTGGCGGCGATGTCCTCATCGGTGTGGACGACAAGGGAGAGCCTGTCGACGATGTCGACCTGAGCGACCGGGCACTCCTGCAGCTCACGGAGCTGCGGGACGACGGTCGCATTCTCGACCGCCCGTCGCTCACCGTCGACAGGGCCCTCTTCCGGGGCAAGCCGGTCATCCGGCTCCATGTCGAGGCCTGCGCCACTCCACCGGTCCGTTTCGAAGGCGTCGTCTGGGTGCGGCCCGGCCCCACCACGCGCAGGGCGAGCCGTGAGGACGAACGCGTGCTGGCGGAGCGTCGTCGTGCCAAGGACATCCCGTTCGACACACGGCCGCTGTCTCTCGCCCGCCTCGACGACCTGGACCTCGACCTGTTCCGGCAGTCCTATCTGCCCTCCATGGTCGCGCCAGAGGTCATCGATGAGAACGGCCGTCCCGTGGACCTCCAGCTGTCGTCCCTCCACCTGCTGACGCCGAACGGGACGCCCACAGTGCTCGGCCTGCTGACGGTCGGCCTCGACCCCGGGAGCCACATTCCCGGGGCGTACCTCCAGTTCGTCCGCTATCAGGGCACGGACCTCGACGCCCCCATCGCCGACGAGCAGGAACTGCGGCAGAACCTGGTCGGGCTGTCGGCCCGGCTCGAACCCCTCCTGCGGAGCAATCTGCGCACCCGCCTCGTCGAGGACGGGTTCCGTGAGACGCCCCGCCCGGACTATCCGCTGGAAGCACTGCGCGAACTCTGCATGAATGCCCTCATGCACCGGAACTACGAGACTTCGTACGCGCCGACCCGCATCGTGTGGTTCGACGACCGCATCGAGGTCACCAACCCCGGTGGGCCTTTCGGGCAGGTACGGGACGACAACTTCGACCGGGTCACCGATTACCGCAATCCTTCCCTGGCCGCCGCGATGAAGGGCCTTGGCTACGTGAACCGGTTCGGCCGGGGCATCGGCCGGGTGAAGAAGGCGCTGGAGACCAACGGAAACCCACCCGCCGAGTTCCAGGTCGACGACGCGTCCTGGGCCGTCGTCATCCGGAGGGCCGCATGA
- a CDS encoding DUF397 domain-containing protein, which yields MSTTRLAWFKSSYSGSSGDDCVEVAVTEQVIFVRDSKDVMRPHFSMDPAGWARFMQHVARG from the coding sequence ATGAGCACGACGAGACTCGCCTGGTTCAAGTCCAGCTACAGCGGCAGCTCTGGCGACGACTGCGTGGAGGTTGCCGTCACCGAACAGGTCATTTTTGTACGTGACTCCAAGGATGTGATGCGACCTCACTTCTCAATGGACCCGGCAGGCTGGGCGCGGTTCATGCAGCACGTCGCCCGAGGCTGA
- a CDS encoding ParA family protein: MTSIALFNNKGGVGKTTLTYHLAHMIRRLGLSVLAVDLDPQANLTSMCLEETEIEELWENSSELIDQGAAMAGLPGTGRVRSGQTIADAVRPILEGTGDIAVVEPARLQPDLWLLPGSLDLSRFEDKLSNEWSRAYAGDIAAIRTSTSFHRIIEQAARAVDADIVLIDVGPNLGAINRAALISADTVLMPLAADLFSLKGLSNLGPTLRQWRTDWQSLVLPRVPKGISAPRATMQPLGYVIMQPEMRLDRPVKAYERWLQRIPWVYSSAVLGESPPSRQDDSHRIATMRNYRSLMPLAHDARKPMFDLKPADGALGSTQQYVKTCFKEFKALSEGVLARVVDLPRDTGDASAAG, from the coding sequence ATGACCTCTATCGCGCTGTTCAACAACAAGGGCGGTGTGGGGAAGACGACCCTCACCTACCACCTCGCGCACATGATCAGGCGACTCGGCTTGAGTGTGCTGGCAGTCGACCTCGATCCCCAGGCCAACCTCACCTCGATGTGCCTGGAGGAGACGGAGATCGAAGAGCTGTGGGAAAACTCCTCGGAGCTCATCGACCAGGGCGCGGCCATGGCGGGTCTGCCGGGCACGGGACGGGTGCGCAGCGGCCAGACGATCGCCGACGCCGTCCGTCCCATCCTGGAGGGCACGGGCGACATCGCGGTCGTCGAGCCCGCGCGGCTCCAGCCGGACCTCTGGCTGCTGCCGGGCAGCCTCGACCTGAGCCGCTTCGAGGACAAACTGTCCAATGAGTGGTCACGGGCCTACGCGGGCGATATCGCGGCCATTCGCACGTCCACGTCGTTCCATCGCATCATCGAGCAGGCGGCGCGTGCCGTGGACGCCGATATCGTGCTGATCGACGTCGGCCCCAACCTGGGTGCCATCAACCGGGCGGCGCTGATCTCGGCCGACACCGTGCTGATGCCGCTGGCCGCGGACCTGTTCTCCCTCAAGGGCTTGAGCAACCTGGGCCCGACGCTGCGCCAGTGGCGTACCGACTGGCAGTCCCTGGTCCTGCCCAGGGTGCCGAAAGGCATTTCCGCTCCCCGCGCGACCATGCAGCCGCTGGGGTACGTCATCATGCAGCCCGAAATGCGACTCGACAGGCCGGTCAAGGCGTACGAGCGGTGGCTCCAGCGCATTCCGTGGGTCTACTCCTCGGCGGTCCTCGGCGAGTCACCGCCCTCGCGTCAGGACGACAGCCATCGCATCGCCACCATGAGGAACTACCGAAGCCTGATGCCCTTGGCGCACGACGCGCGCAAACCCATGTTCGATCTGAAGCCGGCCGACGGTGCACTGGGCAGCACCCAGCAGTACGTGAAGACCTGCTTCAAGGAGTTCAAGGCGCTGTCCGAAGGAGTTCTCGCCAGGGTCGTGGACCTCCCCCGGGATACAGGCGACGCATCGGCGGCTGGTTGA
- a CDS encoding Eco57I restriction-modification methylase domain-containing protein has translation MSAVTRNQVFTAVHTVGGLLPADMLVRISEGKDVPGSKPADYGLPSSRSVRDEAERSWEYLKPLWRELRKHLPEDRETGDPAADPTGRAGSDWLAPLWRELGFGPLTQVGAAGIAADSDAEKKFPVSHRWRHALIHQTAWNADLDKRPGGAGTVPPQSMLQECLNRTEAHLWGVLTNGRQVRLLRDSSALATASYVEFDLESIFDGELFSEFVLLYRVLHVSRFEVAEDTPPSACRLEKWRTEAIASGTRALDQLRKGVQDAITALGTGFLRHPENTALREDVRPKPLQAALLRLVYRLLFVFVAEDRDALLSPKADAVARERYDAYFSSARLRAHARKRRGTAHGDLYEALRIVLDALGDEAGRPELGLPGLGGLFNDTEADAPLRGLKLSNEALLTAVRHLSQVRDGSSGRWRAIDYRHLDAEELGSVYESLLELEPKHSTADRTFTLVEVAGNTRKTTGSYYTPSSLIECLLDSTLDPVIRDAVKRGEEAASKSGASDPADSIVDALLSLTVCDPACGSGHFLVAAARRIAKQVAAVRERNPEPTLDAVRRALHEVVARCIYGVDLNPLAVELAKVSLWLEALEPGKPLGFLDAHVKHGNGLIGATPKLLRDGIPNDAFIATEGDDKKYAKALEKINQQERVGQGSLFDLGDEAVQVANTVFASGLRSITLAQAEKLADVRRQEEAYEEWAGSSAYKRARRVADAWCAAFVWLKTPEAPRAVTHSVFKALEDQGGGGVAAETRAEIKRLRDQYSFFHWHLEFPEVFSVPENGQGVSPATGWAGGFDSVVGNPPWDSVDFREQEFFAQRAPEIAEASRSSVRKKMIEALKESPDTLPLYEEFEAGKRKVYAESHFLRRSGRVPLTGQGNLNTYSVFTETDRILLGPKGRAGVIVPTGIVTDARTQYFSKDLVRSGSIAVLYDFENAAPLFPGVHRSFKFSILSLTGRSLRESKARFAFFLHDPSELDDAEKAFALTPEEIERLNPNTGTLPIFRSRRDAEITLRMYRSLPVFLNEGVPSGNPWAVTFSQGLLNISHDSALLRPRDELEASGWTLEGNIFTKSGARMLPLYEAKMLHHFDHRWATYDVEGVTRSLTLEEKDSCDLLALPRYWVTERDMPSGKFDKDGEDIPVPGVRRRLAEKEWPHEYLLGWRDICRATDERTMISSVFPRSAAPDGTLLALPQKGSTAGLVSCLSSHALDFASRQKVGGTHLAFFTVKQLPVPTPAQLSPHAPFITPRVIELTYTTTDMKGFATNLGGTGTPYRWDQDRRQRIRAELDALFFHLYGISREDADYILDTFPIVRRKDEAKYGSYRTKELILAEYDRMAAAGLTLDNPLVDGENYTSALTPPPGHGPRHPAKASDAV, from the coding sequence ATGTCCGCCGTCACCCGCAACCAGGTGTTCACCGCCGTCCACACAGTCGGGGGGCTGCTGCCCGCCGACATGTTGGTACGGATCTCCGAGGGCAAGGACGTCCCCGGCTCGAAGCCGGCCGACTACGGCCTGCCGTCCTCCCGCTCGGTCCGCGACGAGGCCGAGCGCAGCTGGGAGTACCTGAAGCCACTGTGGCGCGAGCTGCGCAAGCACCTGCCCGAGGACCGGGAGACGGGCGACCCGGCCGCCGACCCGACCGGCCGCGCGGGCAGCGATTGGCTGGCCCCGCTCTGGCGGGAGCTGGGCTTCGGTCCGCTGACGCAGGTCGGGGCGGCGGGCATCGCCGCCGACTCGGACGCGGAGAAGAAGTTCCCGGTCTCCCACCGCTGGCGGCACGCGCTGATCCACCAGACGGCCTGGAATGCCGACCTGGACAAGCGCCCCGGTGGCGCCGGCACGGTCCCGCCCCAGTCGATGCTCCAGGAGTGCCTGAACCGCACGGAGGCCCACCTGTGGGGCGTCCTGACGAACGGTCGTCAGGTACGGCTGCTGCGCGACTCCAGCGCCCTGGCCACGGCCTCGTACGTCGAGTTCGACCTGGAGTCGATCTTCGACGGCGAGCTGTTCAGCGAGTTCGTGCTGCTGTACCGGGTGCTGCATGTGTCGCGGTTCGAGGTGGCGGAGGACACGCCGCCATCCGCGTGCCGACTGGAGAAGTGGCGCACGGAGGCCATCGCCTCGGGGACGCGGGCGCTGGACCAGCTCCGCAAGGGCGTCCAGGACGCGATCACCGCGCTGGGCACGGGCTTCCTACGACACCCGGAGAACACCGCCCTGCGCGAGGACGTCCGCCCGAAGCCCCTCCAGGCCGCGCTGCTGCGGCTCGTGTACCGGCTGCTGTTCGTCTTCGTGGCCGAGGACCGCGACGCGCTGCTGTCGCCGAAGGCGGATGCGGTGGCACGTGAGCGGTACGATGCGTACTTCTCGTCGGCGCGGTTGCGCGCCCACGCAAGGAAGCGGCGGGGTACGGCACACGGTGACCTGTACGAGGCCCTGCGCATCGTCCTGGACGCCCTCGGCGACGAGGCGGGCCGTCCCGAGCTGGGCCTGCCCGGTCTCGGCGGCCTCTTCAACGACACGGAAGCGGACGCCCCGCTGCGTGGCCTGAAGCTGTCCAACGAGGCACTGCTGACAGCCGTACGGCACCTGTCGCAGGTCCGGGACGGCAGTTCTGGCCGCTGGCGGGCGATCGACTACCGGCACCTGGACGCGGAGGAGCTGGGCTCCGTCTACGAGTCCCTGCTGGAGCTGGAGCCCAAGCACAGCACGGCCGACCGTACGTTCACGCTGGTCGAGGTCGCTGGCAACACCCGGAAGACTACGGGTAGTTACTACACTCCGTCGTCGCTCATCGAGTGCTTGCTGGACTCGACTCTGGACCCGGTGATACGGGACGCGGTGAAGCGGGGCGAGGAAGCGGCGTCGAAGTCGGGCGCGTCTGACCCGGCGGACTCGATCGTGGATGCGTTGCTGTCGCTCACGGTGTGTGACCCTGCGTGCGGCTCCGGGCACTTTCTGGTGGCTGCGGCCCGGCGCATCGCCAAGCAGGTGGCGGCCGTACGGGAACGCAACCCCGAGCCGACGTTGGATGCGGTGCGTCGTGCGCTGCACGAGGTCGTCGCACGGTGCATCTACGGCGTGGACCTCAACCCGTTGGCGGTGGAACTGGCCAAGGTGTCGCTGTGGCTGGAGGCGCTGGAACCGGGCAAGCCGCTCGGCTTCCTCGACGCCCACGTGAAGCACGGCAACGGGCTGATCGGGGCGACGCCGAAGCTGCTGCGGGACGGCATCCCCAACGACGCCTTCATCGCGACCGAGGGCGATGACAAGAAGTACGCCAAGGCGCTGGAGAAGATCAACCAGCAGGAACGGGTCGGACAGGGCAGCCTGTTCGACCTCGGCGACGAGGCGGTCCAGGTCGCCAACACCGTCTTCGCCAGCGGGCTTCGGTCCATCACGCTGGCTCAGGCGGAGAAGTTGGCGGACGTGCGCCGCCAGGAGGAGGCGTACGAGGAGTGGGCTGGCTCCTCGGCGTACAAGCGTGCCCGGCGTGTGGCCGACGCCTGGTGCGCGGCGTTCGTGTGGCTCAAGACGCCGGAAGCCCCGCGCGCGGTGACGCACTCGGTGTTCAAGGCGCTGGAGGACCAGGGTGGCGGTGGTGTCGCTGCGGAGACCCGTGCGGAGATCAAGCGTCTGCGCGACCAGTACAGCTTCTTCCACTGGCACCTGGAGTTCCCCGAGGTCTTCTCCGTTCCGGAGAACGGTCAGGGGGTCTCCCCTGCGACTGGCTGGGCCGGCGGCTTCGACTCCGTGGTGGGCAACCCGCCGTGGGACAGCGTGGACTTCCGTGAGCAGGAGTTCTTCGCCCAGCGGGCACCGGAGATCGCCGAGGCATCCCGGTCGTCCGTCCGCAAGAAGATGATCGAGGCGCTCAAGGAATCTCCGGACACCCTTCCGCTGTACGAGGAGTTCGAGGCGGGCAAGCGGAAGGTGTACGCGGAGAGCCACTTTCTGAGGCGGTCGGGGCGAGTTCCCCTGACGGGGCAGGGGAACCTGAACACGTACTCCGTTTTCACCGAGACGGACCGGATTCTGCTTGGACCGAAGGGGCGGGCGGGGGTGATTGTGCCGACGGGGATTGTGACGGACGCGCGTACACAGTATTTCTCGAAGGACCTGGTGCGGAGCGGGTCTATTGCTGTGTTGTACGACTTCGAGAACGCGGCACCCCTCTTCCCTGGCGTACACCGCTCGTTCAAGTTCAGCATTCTGTCTCTCACCGGCCGCTCCCTGCGTGAATCGAAGGCGCGATTCGCGTTCTTCCTCCATGACCCGTCTGAACTGGATGATGCGGAGAAGGCGTTCGCGCTAACACCGGAGGAGATCGAGCGCCTCAATCCGAATACCGGGACACTGCCGATTTTCAGGTCCCGTCGGGATGCTGAGATCACTCTGAGGATGTACCGGAGCCTGCCTGTGTTCTTGAACGAAGGCGTGCCCAGCGGCAACCCATGGGCAGTGACCTTCTCACAGGGGCTCCTCAATATTAGCCACGACTCAGCTCTCCTCCGCCCCCGCGATGAGCTTGAAGCTTCTGGCTGGACGCTGGAGGGCAACATTTTCACCAAGAGCGGGGCACGGATGCTGCCTCTGTACGAAGCGAAGATGCTCCACCACTTCGACCATCGGTGGGCCACGTACGACGTCGAGGGGGTCACTCGATCCCTCACTCTGGAGGAGAAGGACAGTTGCGACCTACTGGCCCTGCCCCGGTACTGGGTAACGGAAAGGGACATGCCATCAGGAAAGTTCGATAAGGACGGCGAAGACATTCCAGTCCCGGGCGTCCGCAGGCGCCTCGCCGAGAAGGAGTGGCCGCATGAATATCTTCTCGGGTGGCGGGACATTTGCCGTGCAACCGACGAGCGAACCATGATCAGCAGCGTCTTCCCACGCTCAGCCGCTCCTGACGGAACCCTCCTGGCGCTTCCCCAGAAAGGCTCCACGGCTGGCCTGGTCTCCTGCCTCTCGTCACACGCACTGGATTTCGCGTCCCGCCAAAAGGTGGGTGGCACTCACTTGGCCTTCTTCACCGTCAAACAGCTGCCCGTGCCCACACCCGCCCAACTGTCCCCTCATGCACCCTTCATTACACCGCGAGTCATCGAACTCACCTACACCACCACCGATATGAAAGGCTTCGCCACCAATCTCGGTGGCACAGGGACCCCCTACCGCTGGGACCAGGACCGCCGTCAGCGGATCCGCGCCGAACTCGACGCCCTGTTCTTCCACCTCTACGGCATCTCCCGCGAGGACGCCGACTACATCCTCGACACATTCCCCATTGTCCGCCGCAAGGACGAGGCGAAGTACGGCTCATACCGCACCAAGGAACTGATCCTCGCCGAGTACGACCGCATGGCCGCCGCCGGCCTCACCCTCGACAACCCCTTGGTGGACGGCGAGAACTACACCTCCGCCCTCACACCACCCCCAGGCCACGGCCCCCGCCACCCCGCGAAGGCCTCCGACGCAGTGTGA
- a CDS encoding EVE domain-containing protein, producing the protein MEDWIYILNPNRDTLDGEPSDKETVRRLSHEDPELDLWLSRRNRMNPGDRLWFFFSQPEAAVAAVAEVDNEPWEDPDDPDFSYRVDVTLLPGPTDALYRAPVGRDELELGQVRSVQKVKPAALKILLERTGL; encoded by the coding sequence GTGGAAGACTGGATCTACATCCTCAATCCGAACAGGGACACCCTGGACGGGGAGCCCTCCGACAAGGAGACCGTCCGCCGCCTCTCGCATGAGGACCCCGAGCTCGACCTCTGGCTCAGCCGACGCAACCGCATGAACCCGGGCGACCGCCTGTGGTTCTTCTTCAGCCAACCGGAGGCGGCGGTCGCCGCGGTGGCCGAGGTCGACAACGAGCCGTGGGAGGACCCCGACGACCCGGACTTCTCCTACCGGGTCGACGTGACCCTGCTGCCCGGGCCCACGGACGCTCTGTACCGCGCCCCGGTGGGCCGGGACGAGCTGGAACTCGGCCAGGTGCGGTCCGTGCAGAAGGTCAAGCCGGCGGCGTTGAAGATCCTGCTGGAGCGAACCGGTCTGTGA
- a CDS encoding helix-turn-helix domain-containing protein: MTDSNDVTACDWEREPDPSDSLRTFGAVVQALREHAGFSRAEFAALVRFSKHTVESVELGRRMPDESFVERAEEVLGNTGALRKAARFLTRGEAGLAAWFRRWARLEKVAVSLCTYECRLVPGLLQSEGYARALFENRIPLLADEQLEAQVAARLERQKMLRDRPTVPFNFIVEESVFRRRLGGAEVLRGQIDHVLDYTAPRNVTLQVVRADAEFHACMDGPVRLLETPEGRRLAYSEGQENGRLIADPKEVSFLHQRYDTLRSQALNPKDSRGLLERLRGEL, encoded by the coding sequence ATGACGGACAGCAACGACGTGACGGCGTGCGACTGGGAGCGCGAGCCCGACCCTTCCGACAGTCTGCGGACCTTCGGGGCGGTCGTCCAGGCCCTGCGCGAGCACGCGGGGTTCAGCCGGGCCGAGTTCGCGGCGCTCGTACGGTTCTCCAAACACACCGTGGAGTCGGTGGAGTTGGGGCGGCGGATGCCCGACGAGTCGTTCGTGGAGCGAGCGGAGGAGGTGCTGGGGAACACGGGGGCGTTACGGAAGGCGGCGCGGTTTCTGACGCGGGGCGAGGCGGGGCTGGCGGCCTGGTTCCGGCGGTGGGCCCGGCTGGAGAAGGTGGCGGTGAGTCTGTGCACGTATGAGTGTCGGTTGGTGCCGGGGTTGTTGCAGTCGGAGGGGTATGCGCGGGCGCTGTTCGAGAACCGTATTCCGCTGCTCGCCGATGAGCAGTTGGAGGCTCAGGTCGCGGCTCGGCTGGAGCGGCAGAAGATGCTCCGGGATCGGCCGACCGTCCCGTTCAACTTCATCGTCGAGGAATCCGTCTTCCGGAGAAGGTTGGGCGGTGCCGAGGTGCTACGTGGCCAGATTGACCACGTACTTGACTACACCGCGCCCCGCAACGTGACGCTGCAGGTTGTCCGAGCAGACGCCGAGTTTCACGCCTGCATGGACGGTCCCGTACGGCTTCTGGAGACTCCGGAGGGGCGACGGCTGGCGTATTCGGAGGGGCAGGAGAACGGGAGGTTGATTGCTGACCCGAAAGAGGTCAGCTTCCTTCACCAGCGCTATGACACACTGCGCTCGCAGGCCCTGAACCCCAAAGACTCGCGGGGTCTGTTGGAGCGACTGCGAGGAGAGCTATGA